The Salvia hispanica cultivar TCC Black 2014 unplaced genomic scaffold, UniMelb_Shisp_WGS_1.0 HiC_scaffold_1024, whole genome shotgun sequence genome includes the window AAGTGTGGAAGAAGGAGATCAGCAGCACAAGCCTACGGACGTTGCTGGTCACTCCTCTTCAGCTAACGAAGGGAATTGGAGAAGTTCGAGAAAGAGGGAAGAGGATGAGGACGATGGTGATGATGAGGATGATTCATCTGCATTGAAGAAACAACGTGTCGTTTGGACTGTTGAGCTGCACCAGCTTTTTGTAACCGCTGTTAATCAACTTGGGATCGATAGTATGTTTCTAACCACTATTTCTATTGCATCTTTGCTTTAATTTAtcttacaaaatttatttacatgttaACATTGCATAAGAAGGACTAGTATCACAATTGCACAAGTACGTACTACTTGTCTTCTAAGCTAGAGTTACGCCCAAATAAATCTAACTTGGATCGTTTTACttcaagaaattttattttgtcatattttgataatttacaTGTAGTAAATTGATAATCTTAAATGATCTCCAAAACCTATTATGAGTTGGTTGTTGTTGCAGTTCAacaatttgtaaatatattcttGCTTTAATGGAGTTTATTTGATAAAGTTTCTGAGATTTAACATTCATATACTTGATTTCTTTTCATGTAAACAGAGGCTGTACCAAAGAAAATATTGCAATTAATGAATGTTCTGGGCCTTAGTAGAGAGAATGTTGCAAGCCACCTTCAGGTTGGTTGGAATCAGATCAATCCTTTCTTGTTTTTTGCTTTCATTGAGCCTCCTTGTAACTCTTGTGAAACTTGATGCAGAAATATCGTCTTTATCTTAGAAGGATTGGTGGACAGCCCCAGAATGGATCCAAGGATGCAGGTTTTGGCATGATAAGTTCGCTTAACGCCCTAGATCCTCATGCTCTTGCAACAATCCAACCTACATCCGTGCCCATTGTTGATCAACGCAACATTTACAGCTTCAATAATCCGAACATGAGGTTTGTAGATGGGCAGCAACACTATAACCATGGAATCCCTACGAATATGGATCCCTTGCACCAGTTTGGTCAGAGCAATCCTGTAATCAGACAGCAGTCAAGGACACAAATGTTGAATCAAGTTGGTGGCAACCAGCTCTTGAGTCATCGATCCATTCCTGGATCGGTGTTTAGCAGGTATGGAATGGACAATGTTCGTGCTCCAACATACACGCCTCTTCCCCAGCATCAAGGCCGTGTGGATGTTGCACCGTCCGTTTTAGTAGTTCAACCAGGATTTGCCAGTGATCATAGGAATGGACATACATCCATTATTAGGGAACCTTTCTCAACTGCTACCACTCTTGACAACGGCACAAACCTGAGGCAGCAGCGCACGTCTCTAAGAATCAAGACGGAAAGACTGCCGGACATGGGCTTCCAGGTAAGCCACAAATCTAAATGCGATTATTTTGTTAACCTCCACATAGTAAGACAGTTTCTCACATACATGCAGCAGCAAGAAGACAGGGGTGGCTGTGACGAATACCAACTGGATAATCTTCCAGTCTAGCCTGAAGCTGACTCGGATTCGTCTGCTATTGACGTATTACGCCTCTGTGCCTTTGATACATAGATAGGCTTTATTCTTTCACATCCACAATGCGGGAAACAATcattctttttgttttgttttgttttgttttttttttttatttttatgcacCCACATTCATTCTTTTGGATTGTTGCAGCCGATTTCCTAATTTCTTTTGAGACTTAGTCAGGATAGATTTATTTAACACGGTATCCAATTTGGAAAAAGGTTTAGTTCGACGTGTTTCATTATGAATGTGTGAATCTCAAAAAAagcttcttttttgttttgattaaatCGTTAATAATGTAAGCTGTGGAGAAATTGAGCATAACTAATATCTTTAGTTGCTCCAGTGGAACGTACTTATAGTCTTTCTCTTTGGAACGTAATTAGAAGCTGCCAAATAACAATACATATCTTGAAATTATTCAATGTTTTGTAATTAAATGTTAACTAATCCTAAAATGCAAACTAATAGTACCAACTAAGGCTGTCAAATCACGCGGCTAGGGTCATTATCGGGTCAACTCGATATCAAGCCAGTCCAATAAGGCCAAGCCATAACTAAATCTGAAATCATTGGGTCCTTATTGATTCTCAATCCCATTAACTTTGTGTATGTTCGTATTGGGTTTTTGCGT containing:
- the LOC125197840 gene encoding two-component response regulator ARR2-like, with amino-acid sequence MGKKKNIGANSTSVATSSASWKSGDTVSDQFPVGLRVLVVDDDHTCLRILERMLTNCRYEVTKCSRAEVALQLLRDNMDGFDVVISDVHMPDMDGFKLLEHIGLEMDVPVIMMSADDSRSVVMKGVTHGACDYLIKPVRMEALKNIWQHVIRKKKYKCNEKDKEHLGSVEEGDQQHKPTDVAGHSSSANEGNWRSSRKREEDEDDGDDEDDSSALKKQRVVWTVELHQLFVTAVNQLGIDKAVPKKILQLMNVLGLSRENVASHLQKYRLYLRRIGGQPQNGSKDAGFGMISSLNALDPHALATIQPTSVPIVDQRNIYSFNNPNMRFVDGQQHYNHGIPTNMDPLHQFGQSNPVIRQQSRTQMLNQVGGNQLLSHRSIPGSVFSRYGMDNVRAPTYTPLPQHQGRVDVAPSVLVVQPGFASDHRNGHTSIIREPFSTATTLDNGTNLRQQRTSLRIKTERLPDMGFQVSHKSKCDYFVNLHIVRQFLTYMQQQEDRGGCDEYQLDNLPV